In the Acetobacterium sp. KB-1 genome, ATGCAATTGATGATGCAAGCAAAGAAAAGGCACTGTTGGTGATACCAGAATCGAGTGAATCATATCTGATAACAAAACAGCTTGTCATGAAGGAAAACACGCATATAAGCGGCTATGGTGCAACATTATTTATGGCTCCGGAAGAAGACACAATCAGAAATATGCTATGGTCAAGTCCCGACGACATGGTTTCAAATATTTCAATTGAAGGCCTGACTTTGAAATCTGAAAATAAGATTATAGGTATCGATTATTATGAAAATAGTATGGTTAGCAATGTTCAAGGCATGTATTTTCAAGGCGTAGACACGATGAAAATAAGTGATGTTTTTATGGAGGATGTCTATGTTGGTTTGAAAATATCTCAGGCCGGTAAGTTGAGAAATAAAGATATAAAAATAAGCAATTTAAGGATCGATAACTCCGGGATGCCGATACAGATCTCCGGCACGAATGGCTTTAGTATGGTTGATAGTGTGCTGAATTCAAATGATGGCGGTACCAAATGGCTGCATTCTGCTTATCTGAGAGGAGACAACAGCAATTTTTATTTCCAGAATGTTGAGTTTAATAATGCCTCTGGTGGCGGTATCGCAATAGCAGGGAATCCTCAGTATCGTCATCCACCAGAAAATATGGTAT is a window encoding:
- a CDS encoding glycosyl hydrolase family 28-related protein gives rise to the protein MSKLTISVVILAVISLGVFAFNYISPEILNTSEKLSSNPDQIKEVLVPLDKEINAKDYGAKGDGLTDDTTALQNAIDDASKEKALLVIPESSESYLITKQLVMKENTHISGYGATLFMAPEEDTIRNMLWSSPDDMVSNISIEGLTLKSENKIIGIDYYENSMVSNVQGMYFQGVDTMKISDVFMEDVYVGLKISQAGKLRNKDIKISNLRIDNSGMPIQISGTNGFSMVDSVLNSNDGGTKWLHSAYLRGDNSNFYFQNVEFNNASGGGIAIAGNPQYRHPPENMVFKDCRIKDSVVGVHINSGATNITISGLIIKGSSLGFKINDASELNIDGVNISGSKQQENDHGGFSIENVNQSTISSVTIDASDMTGSLCQLIGDIEDLKLSSFKSSEVKNIPLYSVESAAKIKNLIIE